A single genomic interval of Bradyrhizobium sp. sBnM-33 harbors:
- a CDS encoding NUDIX hydrolase, with protein MAKSSKLVAAKRGRVLLVRRRRDRLWMFPGGRRRGRETEKGCLRREIREELPKLKLGRLKLWKEVKAKNPRSGRKMSDAIFIADKASGRLAIGDKKEIDKAAWHKPRGIRLTPTSRYIRDKLFPKRG; from the coding sequence ATGGCCAAGTCATCAAAACTCGTTGCGGCAAAACGCGGGCGGGTCTTGTTGGTTAGAAGAAGGCGCGACCGGTTATGGATGTTTCCGGGGGGCCGCAGGCGTGGCCGGGAAACGGAGAAAGGTTGCTTGCGCAGGGAAATCCGGGAGGAGCTTCCAAAGCTCAAGCTGGGACGCTTGAAGCTCTGGAAGGAGGTCAAGGCCAAGAACCCCAGATCAGGACGAAAGATGAGCGATGCTATATTTATCGCTGACAAAGCCTCCGGTCGTCTTGCCATCGGTGACAAGAAGGAAATCGACAAGGCGGCGTGGCATAAACCGCGCGGGATCCGATTAACACCGACCTCTCGTTATATCCGCGACAAGCTGTTCCCCAAGCGAGGCTAA
- a CDS encoding PepSY domain-containing protein: protein MNKLASVAFAVVLSVGSLARADQPGPDWMPAQQVIERVLKSGYTQVSKLEADDGRWEGEGIKNSQKMDFHADPKTGEITSEKLDD from the coding sequence ATGAACAAACTAGCGTCTGTTGCTTTCGCCGTGGTCCTTTCGGTGGGTTCGCTGGCAAGGGCCGACCAGCCGGGACCGGACTGGATGCCCGCCCAGCAAGTGATCGAGAGGGTTCTCAAGTCGGGTTACACGCAGGTCAGCAAACTTGAAGCCGACGACGGTCGATGGGAAGGCGAAGGCATCAAGAACAGCCAGAAGATGGACTTTCATGCCGACCCGAAGACTGGCGAAATCACATCCGAAAAGCTCGACGACTAA